The following is a genomic window from Adhaeribacter radiodurans.
TAATAAAAATTGCTAAATACTTCTCACTATTGGCATGATATTTATTTATTTAAATATTTATATATAAATAACAAACATCTATCCTAATAATTTCAGTCTATTTATCAATACAAACAATCCATATGGCAAAACGTCTACCTTTTCTGCTAATTTTATTTTTTGGTAGTTCTTTCTGGTCTTTAGCGCAGACTCCCGTTGAAATTCCCAAATTCGGCAAAATTGATATTAAAGATTTCGAAAAATCTTCTTACAAAGCAGACACCAGCGCAAGTGCGGTAGTATTATTTGATGTAGGAGAATCAAAGTTTTCCGTAGATGCTTCGGGCTTGGTTCTATATTCTGACCACCATGTACGTATCAAAATTCTTAAAAAAAGCGGTTACGATTGGGCCACCGAAACTATTCCCCTTTACGGCAGTTCAAATGCTGACCGGGAGGTAGTAATGAATTTAAAAGGAAATACTTATAATTTGGTTGATGGTAAAGTTGTAACGGATAAGTTACCGAAAGAAGCCATTTTCACCGAAAAAGAAGATGATTTCTGGACTAATCAAAAATTCTCATTACCAAATGTGAAGGAAGGTTCTATTATAGAATACAGCTACCGGATTAAATCGGGTTATTTCTTCGACTTTCCTAACTGGACTTTCCAGCGAACTATTCCCGTTTTGTACAGCCAATACGAAGCAGAATTTCCGCAATATTTCGATTACAAAAGAATTACCCAGGGTTACGAATCTTTTTACATTGCTAAATCAGAACCCATAAATGTAAATCTGTCTGCGGCCTTAGCTACTTCTGGTACCCGCTATATCTGGGCCATGAAAGATGTGCCTGCCATTGAAGAAGAACCTTATATGAGCAGCATTAAAGACTACGTTGCCCGAGTTGAATTTGAATTAGGTCAAATAAACCTGCCAGGCGATTTTACACGGCCCATCAATAACAGCTGGGAAAAAATCACGAGCAATTTACTGGAAAGTGAGAATTTTGGCGGCCGTTTGAAAAAAGGTTCGGTGGTAAAAAATTTAACTGCTCCTATCCTAGCGCAACACTCTGAACCATCTAAAAGACTAGAAGCAATTTACGATTACGTGCGTTCTAATTTTAAATGGAATGAGGCAACCCGGCTTTCTGCTAGTCAGAGCTTTAATAAATTAGTAGAAAAGAAAGTAGGTACTTCCGCTGATATTAATCTACTCCTCACCTCTATGCTCAAAGAAGCAGGCATTGAAGCAGATCCAGTTATCTTAAGTACTCGTGGTCATGGCAAAATTAATCCCTATTATCCTAGTCTAACTAAGTTTAACTACATCATTGCTCATGCTAAAATTGGCGACAAAGAATATTTATTAGATGCTACAGAGCCAATGGGAACGTTAAATGTATTACCAACGCGTTGTTTAAATGAAGTTGGCCGCTTAATATCGGCTAATAACTCTGACTGGGTAGTACTACACTCCGGGGTTAAAGATTCTTTTGTTCACCATTCAAAATTAAAAATAAATCAAGACAACTCTATTAGCGGAGAAGTACATGTTATCCGAAACGGCCTGAATGCCTTAGCCTATCGGAAGTCTATCTCTGAGGATGGTGAAAAGAAGTACATTGATAATTTAAAGAAAGCCGCCGATCTTTTTGAAATTAAAAATATTAATCTCAAAAATACGAATCCCTGTTCCGAACCGCTTATTATAGATTATGAGATAGCCACTACGGGTCAGGCGCAGCCTTCTAATATTATCTACTTGCAGCCCCTT
Proteins encoded in this region:
- a CDS encoding transglutaminase domain-containing protein produces the protein MAKRLPFLLILFFGSSFWSLAQTPVEIPKFGKIDIKDFEKSSYKADTSASAVVLFDVGESKFSVDASGLVLYSDHHVRIKILKKSGYDWATETIPLYGSSNADREVVMNLKGNTYNLVDGKVVTDKLPKEAIFTEKEDDFWTNQKFSLPNVKEGSIIEYSYRIKSGYFFDFPNWTFQRTIPVLYSQYEAEFPQYFDYKRITQGYESFYIAKSEPINVNLSAALATSGTRYIWAMKDVPAIEEEPYMSSIKDYVARVEFELGQINLPGDFTRPINNSWEKITSNLLESENFGGRLKKGSVVKNLTAPILAQHSEPSKRLEAIYDYVRSNFKWNEATRLSASQSFNKLVEKKVGTSADINLLLTSMLKEAGIEADPVILSTRGHGKINPYYPSLTKFNYIIAHAKIGDKEYLLDATEPMGTLNVLPTRCLNEVGRLISANNSDWVVLHSGVKDSFVHHSKLKINQDNSISGEVHVIRNGLNALAYRKSISEDGEKKYIDNLKKAADLFEIKNINLKNTNPCSEPLIIDYEIATTGQAQPSNIIYLQPLQNGGTKANPFKHDTRKFPIDFTTTIDQTYMYTYTIPDGYTVEEQPKSAKVSLPENGGSFIYSVTTIGNTINVLSKVVINRPQFLAEEYPFLKEFYNQIVAKQSEQIVLKKNAN